One genomic segment of Deltaproteobacteria bacterium includes these proteins:
- a CDS encoding Smr/MutS family protein, whose product MSDAARSGFSLEIAGESVRALGPGVDAKHLKRLARGEVAIDVEIELHGKNAAAAKRLVSDTLHEMMRAGERCARIVHGRGRHSEAGPVLKAGVLDWLTAPPLAAFVLCFCTAPPEEGGAGATLVLLRRVRPA is encoded by the coding sequence GTGAGTGACGCAGCTCGCAGCGGCTTCTCGCTCGAGATCGCCGGCGAGAGCGTGCGTGCGCTCGGTCCGGGTGTCGACGCGAAGCACTTGAAGCGCCTCGCGCGCGGCGAAGTCGCGATCGACGTGGAGATCGAGCTGCACGGAAAGAACGCAGCCGCCGCGAAGCGCCTCGTGAGCGACACGCTGCACGAGATGATGCGCGCGGGCGAGCGCTGCGCGCGCATCGTGCACGGGCGCGGGCGACACTCGGAAGCGGGGCCCGTGTTGAAGGCGGGCGTGCTCGACTGGCTCACGGCGCCGCCGCTGGCCGCGTTCGTGCTGTGCTTCTGCACCGCGCCACCCGAAGAAGGCGGCGCGGGCGCGACGCTCGTGCTGCTGCGCCGCGTTCGGCCCGCGTGA
- the mutY gene encoding A/G-specific adenine glycosylase has protein sequence MSELRRALLAWYRRHKRDLPWRRTRDPYAIWLSETMLQQTRVETVIPYYSRFLERFPSVYALASADIDDVTQLWSGLGYYSRARNLHAAAQKIVREHASELPSEVEALRELPGVGRYTAGAVASIAFDRPAPIVDGNVARVLSRVLDLREDVTTPSVQKRLWEEAEALARGPAPGDLNQALMELGALVCTPRAPKCLVCPLREMCRGLAAGDPEALPVKAKKAAPKRIEAVCAVVMRAEKLLAVRRPPEGLLGGLWDLPGGELAKGEPPRSALERALREKLGIELSGVAALGAVQHQFTHRTLALHVFRAEAKPGRIARREYDAHRWVTRGAFTRLGLSTVARKALARSE, from the coding sequence GTGAGCGAGCTGCGCCGCGCGCTGCTGGCTTGGTATCGGCGCCACAAGCGCGATCTGCCGTGGCGGCGCACGCGCGATCCGTACGCGATCTGGCTCAGCGAGACGATGCTGCAGCAGACGCGCGTCGAGACGGTGATCCCGTACTACTCGCGCTTCCTCGAGCGCTTCCCCAGCGTGTACGCGCTCGCGAGCGCGGACATCGACGACGTGACGCAGCTGTGGAGCGGCCTCGGTTACTACTCCCGCGCTCGCAACCTGCACGCCGCCGCGCAGAAGATCGTGCGCGAGCACGCCAGCGAGCTGCCGAGCGAGGTCGAAGCGCTGCGCGAGCTGCCCGGCGTCGGCCGCTACACCGCCGGCGCGGTCGCCTCGATCGCGTTCGACCGCCCCGCGCCGATCGTCGACGGCAACGTCGCCCGCGTGCTCTCGCGCGTGCTCGATCTGCGCGAGGACGTAACGACTCCCAGCGTGCAGAAGCGCCTTTGGGAAGAGGCCGAGGCGCTCGCACGCGGACCCGCGCCCGGCGATCTCAACCAAGCGCTGATGGAGCTCGGTGCGCTCGTGTGCACGCCGCGCGCGCCGAAGTGCCTGGTGTGTCCGCTGCGCGAGATGTGCCGCGGCCTCGCGGCAGGCGACCCCGAGGCGCTGCCGGTGAAGGCGAAGAAGGCGGCGCCGAAGCGCATCGAGGCCGTGTGCGCCGTCGTGATGCGCGCCGAGAAGCTGCTCGCGGTGCGGCGTCCGCCGGAGGGGCTGCTCGGCGGGCTTTGGGATCTGCCCGGCGGTGAGCTCGCGAAGGGCGAGCCGCCGCGGAGTGCGCTCGAGCGCGCGCTGCGCGAGAAGCTCGGCATCGAGTTGTCAGGCGTCGCGGCTCTCGGCGCGGTGCAGCATCAGTTCACGCACCGCACGCTGGCGCTCCACGTCTTTCGCGCCGAGGCGAAGCCGGGACGCATCGCGCGGCGCGAGTACGACGCGCACCGCTGGGTGACGCGCGGCGCGTTCACACGGCTCGGCCTCAGCACTGTGGCGCGCAAAGCGCTTGCGCGAAGTGAGTGA
- the sfsA gene encoding DNA/RNA nuclease SfsA, whose product MTSARVALPPTFEARLVRRYKRFFADVERAPGDVVTAHCANPGSMLRLLEAGARVRCSTSADPKRKLAHSLELLEARGAWVVVNTARANPLARAALECGALPELRGYRELRAEAVAAPGARLDFALAQHERGEPDAWVEVKSVTLSRRAGLAEFPDAVTERGRKHVELLAALAKRGASAVLLFIVQRGDCDAVAPADDIDAAYGRALREAAAQGVLVRALGAQVTTRELRIARELPVLL is encoded by the coding sequence ATAACAAGCGCGCGCGTCGCGCTTCCGCCCACCTTCGAGGCGCGGCTCGTGCGCCGCTACAAGCGCTTCTTCGCGGACGTGGAGCGCGCGCCGGGCGACGTCGTCACGGCGCACTGCGCGAACCCGGGCAGCATGCTCCGCCTCCTCGAAGCCGGCGCGCGCGTGCGCTGCTCCACGAGCGCGGATCCGAAGCGCAAGCTCGCGCACTCGCTCGAGCTGCTCGAAGCGCGCGGCGCCTGGGTGGTGGTGAACACCGCGCGCGCGAACCCGCTCGCGCGCGCGGCGCTCGAGTGCGGCGCGCTGCCCGAGCTGCGCGGCTACCGCGAGCTGCGCGCGGAGGCGGTAGCCGCTCCCGGTGCGCGCCTCGATTTCGCGCTGGCGCAGCACGAGCGCGGAGAGCCCGACGCGTGGGTCGAGGTCAAGAGCGTCACGCTGTCGCGGCGCGCGGGGCTCGCGGAGTTCCCCGACGCCGTGACGGAGCGCGGGCGCAAGCACGTCGAGCTGCTCGCCGCGCTCGCAAAGCGCGGCGCGAGCGCGGTGCTGCTGTTCATCGTGCAGCGCGGCGACTGCGACGCGGTGGCGCCCGCGGACGACATCGACGCCGCGTACGGCCGCGCGCTGCGCGAAGCCGCCGCGCAGGGCGTGCTCGTGCGCGCGCTCGGCGCGCAGGTGACGACGCGCGAGCTGCGCATCGCGCGCGAGCTGCCGGTGCTGCTGTGA
- a CDS encoding M23 family metallopeptidase, whose amino-acid sequence MGRIVLIVLLLLLAGSGVFGWIRGEGAAPVITAPEGVDLGRAAKVLEVRAEDAGSGVRSLRAVLRSAEGERELGAIDVAGGLLRGGAEPREAAALALTLDAKELGLKEGDAFLVVEARDWSLRGMLKGNAATLEIPVRVDLRPPRVAISNGITYLKRTGSGAVYYSVTDDAVSDGVEVGDRTYRGWPRKGGAPTDRIALFAIARDQGPDAGPRVIAEDRAGNRAAVGWSTDIKDAAFADTPIELGPNFMDAKIPELADELGYDRSDLVAAFQQINTEERAKNEARIREIVAKSGSERLFDGVFAPMRNAQVTSKFAEHRTYSYQGKQVSEAIHYGFDLASTAGAPIEAGNRGRVLFAGPLGIYGNTVILDHGLGLTSLYGHLAQIDVQEDQLIEKGARIGRSGKTGLAGGDHLHFAILVGSTYVDPVEWWDAKWVREKIDEVGGIAPEPAAESPAPAAAAAAAKS is encoded by the coding sequence GTGGGACGCATCGTGTTGATCGTGCTCTTGCTGCTGCTCGCGGGCAGCGGAGTGTTCGGGTGGATTCGCGGGGAAGGCGCGGCGCCGGTGATTACGGCGCCCGAAGGCGTCGACCTCGGCCGCGCGGCGAAGGTGCTCGAGGTGCGCGCGGAGGACGCGGGCTCGGGCGTGCGCAGCCTGCGCGCGGTGCTGCGCAGCGCCGAGGGCGAGCGCGAGCTTGGCGCGATCGACGTGGCGGGCGGGTTGTTACGGGGCGGCGCCGAGCCGCGCGAGGCAGCGGCGCTCGCGCTCACGCTCGATGCGAAGGAGCTCGGCCTGAAGGAAGGCGACGCATTCCTCGTGGTCGAGGCGCGCGACTGGTCGCTGCGCGGAATGCTGAAGGGCAACGCGGCGACGCTCGAGATCCCGGTGCGCGTCGATCTGCGCCCACCCCGCGTCGCGATCTCGAACGGCATCACGTACCTGAAGCGCACCGGCAGCGGCGCGGTTTACTACTCCGTCACGGACGACGCGGTGAGCGACGGCGTCGAGGTGGGCGATCGCACGTATCGCGGCTGGCCGCGCAAGGGCGGCGCGCCGACGGACCGCATCGCGCTGTTCGCGATCGCGCGCGATCAGGGGCCCGACGCGGGGCCGCGCGTGATCGCGGAGGATCGCGCGGGCAACCGCGCGGCGGTGGGCTGGTCGACCGACATCAAGGACGCCGCGTTCGCCGACACGCCGATCGAGCTCGGGCCGAACTTCATGGACGCGAAGATTCCCGAGCTCGCCGACGAGCTCGGCTACGACCGCAGCGATCTCGTCGCGGCGTTTCAGCAGATCAACACGGAGGAGCGCGCGAAGAACGAGGCGCGCATTCGCGAGATCGTCGCGAAGTCGGGCAGCGAGCGGCTCTTCGACGGCGTGTTCGCGCCGATGCGCAACGCACAAGTCACGAGCAAGTTCGCCGAGCACCGCACTTACAGTTATCAGGGAAAGCAGGTTTCCGAGGCGATCCACTATGGCTTCGACCTCGCCTCCACTGCCGGCGCGCCGATCGAGGCGGGCAACCGCGGGCGCGTGCTCTTCGCCGGCCCACTCGGCATCTACGGCAACACCGTGATCCTCGACCACGGCCTCGGCCTCACCTCGCTCTACGGCCACCTCGCGCAGATCGACGTGCAGGAAGATCAGCTGATCGAGAAGGGCGCGCGCATCGGACGCTCGGGCAAGACCGGCCTCGCGGGCGGCGACCACCTGCACTTCGCCATTCTCGTCGGGAGCACGTACGTCGACCCGGTCGAGTGGTGGGACGCGAAGTGGGTGCGCGAGAAGATCGACGAAGTGGGCGGCATTGCGCCCGAGCCGGCGGCGGAATCGCCCGCACCCGCGGCGGCCGCAGCGGCGGCGAAGTCATAA